The following are from one region of the Onthophagus taurus isolate NC unplaced genomic scaffold, IU_Otau_3.0 ScKx7SY_15, whole genome shotgun sequence genome:
- the LOC111421875 gene encoding cytochrome P450 4V2-like: MITAGFLIIIITVFASLVIWWYLIFYKYKNQLKMFPTPLQVPLLGISYKMRNTVDIYNTMETLVKNFGKNVFAMIGPIPMLVTTDPKVFSAILGSPKHINKPFMFTTALNQVVGNSLLVVNGDEWRRQRRLLNPSLNYKNVMQDNNIFNKHSNGLINKLKEEINNESTDVVHILENFTIEQTLETILGETGAEFDKEKIAECMKLLTQIVLEKMFFPLTYFRITQIFTKVYWEERNAIKITHNILKEFLRRKQKEDCDLKIKGDPRYIDILLGDKNNREVDVIKQLMLATTAASDTIASSLSFILHHLAKSPEIQQKAYEEVHSILGGDIHQTITNQQVAQMKYLDLVIKESLRLSPAIPMYTRILEEDVTYEETTLPKGLTVFMIPFMMHIDPELYPDPEKFIPERFLPENLNPNRYSYAPFNHGVRNCIGKLYAKVSMKIALAKLLLNYEFVDVHHKLFLSVEVTLTSKSGVRVGIRKRNHMK, from the exons ATGATTACTGCTGGGTttctaattataataattacgGTGTTCGCATCGTTGGTGATATGGTGGtacttgattttttataaatataaaaatcagttaaaaatgtttcccaCCCCGCTTCAAGTACCACTTTTAGGAATTAGTTATAAAATGCGAAATACTGTTG ACATTTACAATACAATGGAGACGCTAGTAAAAAATTTCggcaaaaatgtttttgccaTGATTGGACCAATTCCAATGCTTGTTACAACCGATCCAAAAGTATTTTCGGCTATTCTTGGATCCCCAAAACATATTAATAAACCATTCATGTTCACAACAGCTTTAAACCAGGTGGTAGGAAATTCACTTCTTGTAGTAAACG GGGATGAATGGCGACGGCAAAGAAGACTATTAAATCCATCTCTGAACTACAAAAACGTAATGCAggataacaacatttttaataagcaCTCTAATGGTCTTATCAATAAGTTAAaggaagaaataaataatgaatcaACCGATGTagtacacattcttgaaaatttcacTATTGAGCAGACTCTCG AAACGATATTGGGCGAAACGGGAGCTGAATTTGACAAAGAGAAAATAGCAGAATGTATGAAATTATTGACGCAAATtgttttggaaaaaatgtttttccccTTAACTTATTTtagaataacacaaatattcaCAAAAGTTTATTGGGAGGAAAGgaatgcaataaaaattacGCACAACATcttaaaagaatttcttagaAGAAAACAGAAAGAAGATtgcgatttaaaaattaaggggGATCCCAGGTATATCGATATTTTATTGGGGGATAAAAATAACCGCGAAGTGGAtgttataaaacaattaatgttgGCGACTACGGCT gcTTCTGACACAATAGCATCATCGTTATCGTTTATTCTTCACCACTTAGCCAAATCCCCCGAAATccaa CAAAAAGCTTACGAAGAGGTTCACTCAATCCTCGGTGGAGATATTCACCAAACAATAACGAACCAACAAGTAGCACAAATGAAGTATTTGGATTTAGTTATCAAAGAATCATTGAGATTAAGTCCAGCTATTCCTATGTATACAAGAATACTCGAAGAAGATGTAACTTACGAAGAAACCACTTTACCTAAAGGATTAACGGTTTTTATGATCCCGTTTATGATGCATATTGATCCTGAATTATATCCGGATCCCGAAAAATTCATTCCCGAAAGGTTTCTCCCAGAAAATTTGAACCCAAATAGATATAGTTACGCACCTTTTAATCATGGTGTTCGGAATTGTATTGGAAAATTGTACGCAAAGGTCtcgatgaaaattgctttGGCAAAGTTGCTGCTTAATTATGAGTTTGTGGACGTTCACCATAAACTTTTTCTATCCGTGGAGGTTACTTTGACATCGAAAAGTGGGGTTCGAGTTGGAATACGTAAAAGGAACCAcatgaaataa